A window from Telopea speciosissima isolate NSW1024214 ecotype Mountain lineage chromosome 8, Tspe_v1, whole genome shotgun sequence encodes these proteins:
- the LOC122670559 gene encoding 60S ribosomal protein L34-like isoform X1, translating into MVLLLPSKMVQRLIYRMRHSYATKSNQTRIVKTPGGRLVYHTSKKRASGPKCPITRKRIQGIPHLRPTEYKRSRLSRSRRTMNCAYGGVLSAGVVRKKIILGFLVEEQKIVKKVLKI; encoded by the coding sequence GCTTTTGCCCTCCAAAATGGTTCAAAGGCTCATTTACAGGATGCGGCATAGCTATGCCACCAAATCCAACCAGACGAGGATTGTCAAAACGCCTGGCGGGAGGCTTGTCTACCACACCTCTAAGAAGAGAGCTAGCGGGCCCAAGTGCCCTATAACCAGAAAGAGGATCCAAGGGATCCCTCATTTGAGACCTACCGAATACAAGAGGTCTAGATTATCTAGAAGCCGGAGGACTATGAACTGTGCATATGGTGGAGTTTTGTCTGCCGGTGTTGTGAGGAAGAAAATCATTCTGGGGTTTCTAGTGGAAGAACAAAAGATTGTGAAGAAAGTATTGAAGATCTAG
- the LOC122670559 gene encoding 60S ribosomal protein L34-like isoform X2, which translates to MVQRLIYRMRHSYATKSNQTRIVKTPGGRLVYHTSKKRASGPKCPITRKRIQGIPHLRPTEYKRSRLSRSRRTMNCAYGGVLSAGVVRKKIILGFLVEEQKIVKKVLKI; encoded by the coding sequence ATGGTTCAAAGGCTCATTTACAGGATGCGGCATAGCTATGCCACCAAATCCAACCAGACGAGGATTGTCAAAACGCCTGGCGGGAGGCTTGTCTACCACACCTCTAAGAAGAGAGCTAGCGGGCCCAAGTGCCCTATAACCAGAAAGAGGATCCAAGGGATCCCTCATTTGAGACCTACCGAATACAAGAGGTCTAGATTATCTAGAAGCCGGAGGACTATGAACTGTGCATATGGTGGAGTTTTGTCTGCCGGTGTTGTGAGGAAGAAAATCATTCTGGGGTTTCTAGTGGAAGAACAAAAGATTGTGAAGAAAGTATTGAAGATCTAG